Proteins found in one Deltaproteobacteria bacterium genomic segment:
- a CDS encoding DUF4062 domain-containing protein — MKLKIFISSVQKEFQQVRKDLKAFLMGDAFLHRFISEVFLFEELPARDRRADHVYLEQVKRCDIYLGIFGCDYGNEDKDGISPTEREYDYAGKLGKTRLIFVWGTDDRQRAGKMKILIQKAGSELIRRRVEDTSALTAEVYASLVDYLDGKGALRVTPFDTTPCDDASLHHLSRKRVEWFLETARRERAFPLKPNTSTHTLLTHLNLMKQEKPTNAAVLLFGTNPQRFHRTAETKCIHCHGTEYRRPFASLQVYGGDLFVQADQALDFVLSKINRAIGTRAAGITAPATYELPPDAIGEAIVNAIAHRDYHSNASVEVRLFADRLEVWNPGRLPGTLTLDSLRIDHPSVPYNPLMAESLYLTRYIERVGSGTQTMIELSREAGLPEPQFEQRSGFFVVTLWRDWLTDEVIAKIGLNERQLLAVVHVKRTGRIVNIEYQQITGAGRKTAGRDLDALVENGLFERVGEKRGTFYILKGRK; from the coding sequence GTGAAGCTTAAAATATTCATCAGCAGCGTCCAGAAGGAGTTTCAACAAGTTCGCAAGGATTTGAAGGCCTTCCTTATGGGAGACGCCTTCCTCCATCGTTTCATTTCTGAAGTCTTCCTCTTTGAGGAGCTTCCCGCCAGGGACCGTCGTGCCGACCATGTCTATCTTGAGCAGGTAAAACGCTGTGACATTTACCTGGGAATTTTCGGCTGTGACTACGGCAATGAGGACAAAGACGGCATCTCTCCCACCGAACGCGAATACGACTACGCTGGTAAACTCGGGAAGACCCGTCTCATATTTGTGTGGGGTACCGATGATAGACAACGGGCCGGCAAAATGAAGATATTGATCCAAAAAGCCGGTAGCGAGCTTATCCGTCGTCGTGTGGAAGATACGAGTGCCTTGACGGCAGAGGTCTATGCCAGTCTGGTGGACTACCTTGACGGCAAAGGAGCGCTCCGGGTCACTCCCTTTGACACCACGCCCTGCGACGATGCTTCTCTTCATCATCTGTCCCGTAAACGTGTCGAGTGGTTTCTGGAAACTGCCCGTAGAGAACGCGCCTTCCCTCTCAAACCCAACACATCTACACACACCTTGCTTACCCACCTCAATCTGATGAAACAGGAAAAACCGACAAACGCCGCCGTTCTTCTTTTCGGAACCAATCCGCAACGATTCCATCGCACCGCTGAGACCAAGTGCATCCACTGTCATGGTACGGAGTACCGTCGTCCCTTTGCCTCTTTACAGGTTTATGGCGGAGACCTCTTCGTACAGGCCGATCAGGCGCTTGATTTCGTTTTGAGCAAGATCAACCGCGCCATCGGCACCCGTGCTGCCGGTATCACCGCACCGGCCACTTATGAACTCCCTCCGGACGCCATAGGAGAGGCGATCGTCAACGCCATTGCCCATCGCGATTACCACAGCAACGCCTCCGTCGAGGTACGTCTCTTCGCCGACCGGCTGGAGGTCTGGAACCCCGGCAGGCTGCCCGGCACACTAACCCTTGATAGCCTGCGTATCGACCATCCATCAGTACCTTATAATCCTCTCATGGCAGAATCGCTCTATCTGACAAGGTACATCGAGAGGGTCGGCTCCGGTACCCAAACCATGATTGAACTGAGCCGGGAGGCCGGTCTACCGGAACCCCAATTTGAGCAACGAAGCGGTTTCTTTGTCGTAACCCTCTGGAGGGATTGGCTGACTGACGAGGTTATTGCGAAGATAGGTCTGAATGAACGACAGTTGCTGGCTGTTGTTCATGTTAAGAGAACCGGGCGGATCGTCAACATCGAATATCAGCAGATTACAGGCGCTGGCCGTAAGACTGCCGGCCGCGATCTTGATGCTCTTGTTGAAAATGGATTGTTTGAACGTGTGGGAGAAAAGCGGGGCACCTTCTATATTCTTAAAGGGCGGAAATGA
- a CDS encoding YdbL family protein, with translation MKKNRMRLIIPLWILSIVMACVTVNVYFPAKEVEKKAGDIVDEIRKKEPSPPTAPSGPQSSLGRLYTLIIQDGTAYAQKEAEVSSPAIQGLKNQIRGRFSRLIPFFQKGAIGEAKNGLVEIRDTGKLSAQEKNDLKPLVEVENRDRRALYQEVARSMNIPSDQIGKVQHIFAEKWQKSSDRGWWIQKEDGQWVQK, from the coding sequence ATGAAAAAAAATAGAATGCGTTTAATCATCCCCTTGTGGATTCTAAGTATTGTTATGGCCTGCGTGACCGTCAATGTCTATTTCCCGGCCAAAGAGGTTGAAAAAAAGGCCGGGGATATTGTGGACGAGATTCGAAAGAAGGAACCTTCACCCCCAACAGCGCCGTCAGGACCTCAAAGTTCATTAGGCCGCCTTTACACCTTGATCATCCAGGATGGAACGGCCTATGCCCAGAAGGAGGCCGAGGTTTCCAGTCCGGCCATCCAGGGTCTGAAGAACCAGATCAGAGGCCGGTTTTCCCGTCTGATCCCCTTCTTTCAGAAAGGGGCCATCGGCGAGGCGAAGAATGGGCTGGTAGAGATCCGCGACACCGGAAAGCTATCGGCTCAGGAAAAAAATGACCTGAAACCCCTGGTGGAGGTTGAAAATCGGGACCGTCGGGCCTTGTATCAGGAGGTGGCCCGGTCGATGAATATCCCTTCCGACCAGATCGGAAAGGTCCAACATATCTTCGCTGAAAAGTGGCAGAAATCTTCCGATCGCGGCTGGTGGATTCAGAAGGAGGATGGCCAGTGGGTCCAGAAATAG
- a CDS encoding MBL fold metallo-hydrolase, with the protein MFLELVEMIQPGGENGNNNIFRLNLPSGREIFGLATENNYGGEWDLGPTWNYIVGPEKPFLVDTGKSGMGLRLLEMMAQIGIQGKALDFVLISHGHEDHDGGLVELVAATGIPVKAHSIYEKLIRNYPEKAPFPFKESFSASCWHCFMPESFTQVHCRGYHQERHALAVESFDRFPFSLDKDILIHHLPGHTPDSLAVQIGEEALIVGDILLPEITPHPTQEKFHELTESLLPAHYTRGALIYGLRAYLESLKRLKEIALRFPQIIVLPGHRLYNRDRWNTIDLKTRIDEVIEHHVQRCGAIVTILQKGPKTAEEVAREHFDPQLLKGFGIKMAENEILSHTELLQFSNDILLQEDGTFVGLGTTHFESLIRKLIGKKRPGSKGKSSIPKPKTQG; encoded by the coding sequence ATGTTTTTAGAATTGGTTGAGATGATCCAGCCCGGGGGTGAAAACGGGAATAACAACATTTTTCGTTTGAATCTGCCTTCAGGAAGGGAAATTTTCGGGCTGGCCACGGAAAATAATTATGGCGGGGAATGGGATCTTGGTCCTACCTGGAACTATATCGTCGGTCCGGAGAAGCCTTTTTTGGTGGATACGGGGAAAAGCGGCATGGGCCTCAGACTCTTGGAGATGATGGCCCAAATCGGTATCCAGGGAAAGGCACTTGATTTTGTCCTCATCAGTCACGGCCACGAAGACCATGACGGCGGATTGGTGGAATTGGTGGCCGCCACCGGCATCCCGGTCAAGGCCCATTCCATCTATGAGAAGCTGATTCGGAACTATCCCGAAAAGGCCCCCTTTCCTTTTAAAGAATCCTTCTCTGCCTCCTGCTGGCATTGTTTTATGCCCGAATCCTTTACCCAGGTCCATTGCCGCGGTTATCACCAGGAAAGACACGCCCTGGCGGTTGAAAGTTTCGACCGGTTCCCTTTTTCCCTCGACAAAGACATCTTGATTCATCATCTGCCCGGCCACACCCCCGATTCCCTGGCCGTTCAAATCGGCGAGGAAGCCCTGATTGTCGGAGACATCCTCCTGCCGGAAATAACCCCCCACCCCACCCAGGAAAAATTCCATGAGCTCACGGAATCCCTGCTGCCCGCCCACTATACCCGGGGAGCACTTATTTATGGTTTACGGGCTTATCTGGAATCATTAAAACGTCTGAAGGAAATAGCGCTCCGATTCCCCCAAATAATCGTCCTGCCGGGCCATCGTCTGTACAACAGAGACCGCTGGAATACAATTGATCTGAAAACACGGATCGATGAAGTGATCGAGCATCATGTCCAAAGATGTGGGGCCATAGTCACCATCCTTCAAAAAGGGCCCAAAACGGCCGAAGAGGTGGCCCGGGAACATTTCGATCCCCAGTTGCTCAAAGGGTTCGGGATCAAGATGGCCGAGAATGAAATCTTAAGCCATACCGAGCTGCTCCAGTTCAGTAACGATATCCTCCTTCAGGAGGATGGGACCTTTGTGGGTCTTGGCACCACCCATTTTGAATCTTTGATCCGAAAATTAATAGGTAAAAAACGACCGGGCTCAAAGGGAAAATCGAGCATCCCAAAACCTAAAACACAAGGGTAA
- a CDS encoding HTH domain-containing protein — translation MELLRQDSAINTEELGKAIGISKRAVLKQIGILNMEKGL, via the coding sequence ATGGAACTTCTCCGACAAGATAGTGCCATCAACACGGAAGAATTGGGGAAAGCCATTGGTATTTCTAAAAGAGCCGTTTTGAAACAGATCGGGATTCTGAATATGGAAAAAGGTCTTTGA